One genomic segment of Flavobacteriaceae bacterium includes these proteins:
- a CDS encoding M1 family peptidase → MKKIIILLLAIAFIVSCATTRENTSSTVPGSTSTTYWQQKADYTMDIDMDVNKYQYKGIQKLIYTNNSPDELKNVYYHLYFNAFQPNSQMDVRSRNIIDPDSRVKDRISKLSPSEIGFINVNSLKQNGKAVSYKTVGTILEVKLNQPIKPGEGVTFDMVFNAQVPVQIRRSGRNNKEGIALSMTQWYPKMAEYDFEGWHTPPYIGREFHGVWGDFDVTLHIDKNFVVGGTGYLQNPQEVGHGYEDTSKPLNLPASDKLTWHFKAPDVHDFTWAADPEYNHDIYKMDSGIDLHFFYKRTLDAEYIENWKKLQPHTAALMNYFSTHIGAYPYKQYSVIQGGDGGMEYAMSTLITGKRSYGSLFGVTAHELAHTWFQFLLATNESKHPWMDEGFTSYIAAKAGDEILGGNSANPHTGSYRGYYAIVSRGVEEPLSTHADRYHTNLAYGIGSYSKGAIFLSQLEYIIGKENTTKTIKKYFNDFCFKHPTPNDIKRSAEKVSGLHLDWYLNEWTQTTHTIDYGIQSVDGTAITLERIGQMPMPVDVEITYEDGTKEHFNIPLRMMRGNKPTTATVLEDWPWAHPTYTFNTHKEIESVAIDPSKLMADVNQENNRWEIE, encoded by the coding sequence ATGAAGAAAATAATCATCTTATTATTAGCGATTGCGTTTATCGTTTCTTGTGCAACTACAAGAGAAAACACGTCGTCAACTGTACCTGGTTCAACAAGTACTACTTATTGGCAACAAAAAGCAGATTACACGATGGATATTGATATGGATGTAAATAAGTATCAATATAAAGGGATTCAAAAATTAATCTATACGAATAATTCCCCCGATGAACTAAAAAATGTATACTACCATTTGTATTTCAATGCCTTTCAGCCAAATTCCCAAATGGACGTTCGTTCCAGAAATATCATTGATCCGGATAGCAGAGTTAAAGACAGGATTAGTAAATTATCACCATCCGAAATAGGTTTTATAAATGTAAATTCTCTAAAGCAAAATGGCAAAGCAGTCAGCTATAAAACCGTAGGAACTATTCTGGAGGTAAAACTAAATCAACCTATTAAACCCGGAGAGGGCGTAACCTTTGACATGGTTTTTAACGCCCAGGTACCCGTACAGATTCGTCGTTCAGGAAGAAATAATAAAGAAGGAATTGCATTGTCTATGACCCAATGGTATCCTAAAATGGCCGAATATGATTTTGAAGGTTGGCATACGCCTCCTTATATAGGCAGAGAGTTTCACGGTGTTTGGGGAGATTTTGATGTAACCTTACACATTGATAAAAACTTTGTAGTAGGCGGCACAGGATATCTGCAAAACCCCCAAGAAGTAGGTCATGGTTATGAAGATACATCAAAACCTCTGAATTTGCCGGCATCAGATAAATTGACCTGGCATTTTAAGGCTCCGGACGTGCATGATTTCACCTGGGCTGCAGATCCGGAATACAACCATGACATCTATAAGATGGATAGTGGAATTGACTTACACTTTTTCTATAAAAGAACATTAGATGCGGAATACATAGAAAACTGGAAAAAATTACAACCACATACAGCCGCGCTGATGAATTATTTCAGCACACATATAGGAGCCTATCCGTATAAGCAATACTCGGTAATTCAGGGAGGAGACGGCGGAATGGAGTACGCCATGTCTACACTTATTACCGGAAAAAGATCTTACGGAAGTTTATTTGGAGTTACAGCACATGAGCTGGCACATACTTGGTTTCAGTTTTTACTGGCAACTAATGAAAGTAAACACCCATGGATGGACGAAGGCTTTACTTCTTATATCGCTGCAAAAGCCGGTGATGAAATCCTGGGGGGAAATAGTGCAAATCCGCATACCGGTTCGTATAGAGGATATTATGCTATTGTATCCAGAGGAGTGGAAGAGCCGCTGTCTACTCATGCTGACAGATACCATACCAATTTAGCATATGGAATTGGAAGCTATAGTAAAGGTGCCATATTCTTATCTCAATTAGAATATATAATCGGTAAAGAAAATACGACGAAAACAATTAAAAAATATTTTAACGATTTTTGTTTTAAACATCCCACTCCTAATGACATTAAAAGATCTGCGGAAAAAGTTTCCGGCTTGCATCTGGACTGGTATTTAAATGAATGGACACAAACTACACACACCATAGATTACGGTATACAATCCGTAGACGGAACAGCCATTACATTGGAAAGAATTGGTCAGATGCCTATGCCTGTAGACGTGGAGATTACCTATGAAGATGGTACAAAGGAACATTTTAATATTCCACTGCGAATGATGCGAGGAAACAAACCAACAACGGCCACGGTTTTAGAAGACTGGCCCTGGGCACATCCGACGTATACCTTTAATACACATAAAGAAATAGAATCCGTAGCAATTGATCCGTCTAAATTAATGGCAGACGTCAATCAGGAAAATAACCGGTGGGAAATAGAATAA
- a CDS encoding T9SS type A sorting domain-containing protein, whose amino-acid sequence MRTKIFLFVIGLLCTHFISAQSKLIFSYDASGNQSQRYHCTPPNCSPPPPPPIAPPAEETTLRKPVEETIKSGTSIFTIYPNPTDGYIKVSINSEHKGLNMIQVYDVTGRLVMSKKVDANVNSTSLDIKNYPAGIYLIRFIHGNGHIVSKKIIKH is encoded by the coding sequence ATGAGAACAAAAATATTTCTATTTGTTATTGGGCTACTGTGTACCCATTTCATAAGTGCTCAGTCTAAACTCATTTTTAGTTATGATGCTTCTGGAAATCAAAGTCAAAGATATCATTGTACACCTCCCAATTGTTCCCCACCACCACCTCCGCCGATAGCACCACCAGCAGAAGAGACTACTCTGAGGAAGCCTGTTGAAGAAACGATAAAGAGTGGTACTTCGATATTTACTATTTATCCGAATCCAACAGACGGTTACATTAAGGTTTCCATTAACAGTGAGCACAAAGGGCTGAATATGATTCAAGTTTATGATGTTACAGGACGATTAGTGATGAGTAAAAAAGTAGATGCCAATGTTAATTCTACCTCACTTGATATCAAAAACTATCCTGCCGGAATCTACCTTATAAGATTCATTCATGGAAATGGGCATATAGTATCAAAAAAAATTATAAAACATTAA
- a CDS encoding DUF2806 domain-containing protein — protein MDQIDLISDTEAESILDRLHKKRALVVPTMKTLTADLGEFQVSYRLDEGYIQKLIKTVSIVTGDIVSKRVKENPREFGIYPTKKIYNRIVLKEERRQRNIDGIVAKVIEFAREKEGSENAVGPDWIIEFFNIAQDCSHENMQYLWAKLLASEVEEPSSISRRTLSIIKLLIHQEARVFTKLCNCTWTFKGIGEFKEKVLIKDMYSNREQDEKAWNFDSFFIPHLSAIGLVEETCN, from the coding sequence ATGGATCAGATTGATTTGATTTCTGATACAGAAGCTGAATCCATTTTGGATAGACTTCACAAGAAAAGAGCTTTGGTAGTTCCAACTATGAAAACGCTTACTGCTGACCTAGGAGAGTTCCAAGTCTCTTATAGATTAGATGAGGGGTATATACAGAAATTAATTAAGACTGTTTCTATTGTAACAGGAGATATTGTGTCGAAGAGGGTAAAGGAAAACCCAAGAGAGTTTGGTATATACCCGACCAAGAAAATCTACAATAGGATTGTATTAAAAGAAGAAAGGCGACAAAGAAACATTGATGGCATTGTTGCTAAAGTCATTGAATTTGCCAGAGAGAAAGAAGGATCTGAGAATGCAGTTGGCCCAGACTGGATCATTGAATTTTTCAATATTGCTCAAGATTGTTCTCATGAGAATATGCAGTATTTATGGGCAAAACTTTTAGCTAGCGAAGTTGAAGAACCTAGTTCTATCTCAAGAAGAACATTATCTATTATTAAATTATTAATACATCAAGAAGCTAGAGTTTTTACCAAACTATGCAATTGCACCTGGACCTTTAAAGGAATAGGAGAATTCAAAGAAAAAGTATTAATAAAAGATATGTATTCAAATAGAGAGCAAGATGAAAAAGCTTGGAATTTTGATAGCTTTTTTATTCCTCATCTCTCTGCTATTGGATTAGTAGAAGAAACATGTAATTAA
- a CDS encoding MBL fold metallo-hydrolase, translated as MKIYPIETGNFKLDGGAMFGVVPKTIWQKTNPADANNLISMSMRCMLIENGNSLILIDTGLGSKQTDIFFGYYFLFGDFSLDTSLAKHEFHREDITDVFLTHLHFDHCGGAIQWNQTKTGYEPAFKNARFWSNTNHWQWAVNPNPREKASFLKENILPIEESGQLHFIKPGENALGFDVLYMDGHTEKQMLPKITYQGKTLVFMADLLPTTGHIPLPYVMGYDTRPLITIQEKEAFLNEAAEKEYFLFLEHDADTEICTVQKTEKGVRLKETYKFNDIFN; from the coding sequence ATGAAAATTTATCCCATAGAAACCGGAAATTTTAAGTTAGACGGAGGGGCTATGTTTGGTGTTGTACCCAAAACCATTTGGCAAAAAACAAACCCCGCAGATGCCAATAACTTAATTTCCATGAGTATGCGGTGTATGCTGATTGAAAATGGAAATTCCCTCATTCTGATTGATACGGGCTTGGGTTCTAAACAAACAGATATATTTTTTGGATACTATTTTTTGTTTGGAGATTTTTCCTTAGATACTTCCCTGGCAAAACACGAATTTCACAGAGAAGATATAACAGATGTATTTTTAACACATTTACACTTCGATCATTGCGGAGGAGCCATTCAGTGGAACCAAACCAAAACAGGGTATGAGCCCGCTTTTAAAAATGCCCGGTTTTGGAGTAATACAAACCATTGGCAGTGGGCTGTAAATCCCAATCCGAGGGAAAAAGCCTCGTTTTTAAAAGAAAATATTCTGCCTATTGAAGAAAGCGGACAACTTCATTTTATTAAACCGGGTGAAAACGCACTGGGGTTTGATGTATTATACATGGATGGTCATACGGAAAAACAAATGCTGCCAAAAATAACCTATCAGGGTAAAACATTGGTTTTTATGGCAGACTTATTACCAACTACCGGACATATACCCTTACCTTATGTGATGGGCTATGATACAAGGCCATTGATAACCATACAAGAAAAAGAAGCTTTTTTGAATGAAGCTGCAGAAAAAGAATATTTCTTGTTTTTGGAACACGATGCCGATACGGAAATTTGCACGGTTCAAAAAACAGAAAAAGGAGTCAGACTAAAAGAAACATATAAATTTAATGACATTTTTAACTAG
- a CDS encoding transposase, whose product MKTNEIIGIDVSKLLIDVCIYSKQIVQQFENSKSGFKLMLKWSFKNSSFSKEETMFVFEHTGMYSHLLSVSLTEQKLSFFIASGLEIKRSIGIARGKDDQIDAKRIALYGYRLKEELKPSKLPKRSILQLKSLLSLRTKLNKQRAGFKVTLKEQKRIYKAKEYKIIFDVQQKMIAELTKQIHKINTQMQAIIDQNIMLKETYKLVTSVKGIGMQTAIMMIVFTDNFSKFENWRKFASYCGVAPFPYQSGTSIKGRTKVSHLANKKLKAIINMCAISAIQHNPEMKLYYHKRIKQGKSKMSTVNIIRNKLIARVFAVVKRQTPYVDTFKFAA is encoded by the coding sequence ATGAAAACAAATGAAATTATCGGAATCGATGTCAGTAAATTATTAATTGATGTTTGTATCTATTCTAAACAAATTGTTCAACAGTTTGAGAACAGTAAATCTGGATTTAAATTAATGCTAAAGTGGAGTTTTAAAAATTCGTCTTTCTCTAAAGAAGAAACCATGTTTGTATTTGAACATACAGGAATGTACTCTCATTTATTATCTGTGTCTTTAACTGAACAAAAATTATCTTTTTTCATAGCTTCTGGTTTAGAAATTAAAAGATCTATTGGTATTGCTCGTGGAAAGGATGACCAAATTGATGCCAAACGCATTGCTCTATATGGGTATCGATTAAAAGAAGAACTTAAACCCAGTAAGCTACCTAAAAGAAGTATATTACAACTAAAAAGTCTCTTATCTTTAAGGACAAAACTTAACAAACAAAGAGCTGGTTTTAAAGTTACTTTGAAAGAACAAAAAAGAATTTATAAAGCAAAAGAGTATAAAATAATCTTTGACGTTCAACAAAAAATGATTGCAGAACTAACCAAACAAATACACAAGATTAATACTCAAATGCAAGCTATTATTGACCAAAATATAATGTTAAAAGAAACCTATAAACTTGTTACTAGTGTTAAAGGTATAGGAATGCAAACTGCTATAATGATGATTGTGTTTACTGACAATTTTTCAAAATTTGAAAACTGGAGAAAGTTTGCCTCTTATTGTGGTGTTGCTCCTTTTCCTTACCAATCTGGAACTAGTATTAAAGGACGTACAAAAGTCTCTCATTTGGCTAATAAAAAATTGAAAGCAATTATTAATATGTGCGCTATTTCTGCTATACAACATAACCCAGAAATGAAATTATACTATCATAAAAGAATAAAACAAGGCAAAAGTAAAATGAGTACCGTTAACATTATTAGAAACAAATTAATAGCAAGAGTGTTTGCCGTTGTCAAACGACAAACACCCTATGTAGATACTTTTAAATTTGCTGCATAA
- a CDS encoding helix-turn-helix domain-containing protein: MEELNDKDFAKMFEKHIKMLRKRHELSQSELARRAELEKTAIQRIERGYNSTLKTLRKIAKGFDISLSDLFKLNERKA, encoded by the coding sequence ATGGAAGAACTAAATGATAAAGATTTTGCTAAAATGTTTGAAAAGCATATTAAAATGCTAAGAAAGCGACATGAACTTTCTCAATCAGAACTAGCAAGAAGAGCAGAGCTTGAAAAAACAGCGATACAAAGAATTGAGCGAGGTTATAATTCAACATTAAAAACCCTAAGAAAAATTGCCAAGGGTTTTGATATTTCTTTGTCCGATCTATTTAAATTAAATGAGAGAAAAGCATAA
- a CDS encoding ISAs1 family transposase: MKTTNKLKTIFGQIPDFRRTHKQLYDLESILLIGIISVICGADSWNEKEDYAYSKEDFLRSFLDLPNGIPSHDTFNRVFSNIDSVEFETCFIQWVSMLAKLQPKEVIAIDGKTIRGAKASGKKSPVHMVSAWANENNLVLGQVKTHEKSNEITAIPELLKVLSIKDTIVTIDAMGCQTDIATAIVEKQADYILAVKQNQAQLYQNIEDEFRFGENIATSISEELNHGRIETRKCSVMTNFQCIPPDNKWDSLTAMVKIESKREFKNSDKPIETATRYYISSTKAKPKDFQKAIRSHWGIENKLHWTLDVAFEEDASRKRKDNAAQNFSILNKIALNLLKNEKSAKVGVKSRRLKVGWNNHYLIKVLNLIKV, encoded by the coding sequence TTGAAAACAACAAACAAACTAAAGACCATATTCGGTCAAATTCCTGATTTTAGACGCACCCACAAGCAACTTTACGATTTAGAGAGCATCCTTCTTATCGGGATAATTTCAGTTATTTGTGGTGCAGATTCATGGAATGAAAAGGAAGACTATGCCTATTCAAAAGAAGATTTTTTACGCTCTTTTTTAGATCTACCCAATGGCATACCTTCTCACGACACTTTTAATCGTGTATTCTCTAATATTGATAGTGTAGAATTTGAAACATGTTTTATACAATGGGTTAGTATGTTAGCTAAACTGCAACCCAAAGAAGTAATTGCTATTGATGGTAAAACCATTAGAGGGGCTAAGGCATCTGGTAAAAAATCCCCTGTACATATGGTAAGCGCTTGGGCAAATGAAAACAACTTAGTTTTAGGGCAGGTAAAGACCCATGAAAAATCTAATGAAATTACTGCAATTCCAGAATTACTAAAAGTGTTATCTATTAAAGATACTATTGTAACTATTGATGCTATGGGATGTCAGACAGATATAGCTACTGCCATTGTTGAAAAACAAGCGGACTATATTTTAGCTGTAAAACAAAATCAAGCACAATTATATCAAAATATTGAAGATGAATTTAGATTTGGTGAAAATATAGCAACCTCTATAAGTGAAGAACTAAACCATGGAAGGATAGAAACCCGAAAATGCAGTGTTATGACAAACTTTCAATGTATTCCACCGGATAATAAATGGGATAGTCTTACTGCTATGGTTAAAATAGAAAGCAAGCGTGAATTTAAAAACTCTGATAAACCAATAGAAACAGCTACACGCTATTATATATCTAGCACAAAGGCTAAGCCTAAAGATTTTCAAAAAGCCATACGTTCACATTGGGGTATTGAAAATAAACTGCATTGGACCTTAGATGTTGCATTCGAAGAAGATGCTTCTAGAAAAAGAAAAGATAATGCTGCGCAAAACTTTTCTATTCTAAACAAAATTGCGCTTAATCTTCTTAAAAATGAAAAATCAGCTAAAGTTGGTGTCAAAAGCAGGAGATTAAAGGTTGGATGGAATAATCACTACCTTATTAAAGTACTTAATCTTATCAAAGTTTAA
- a CDS encoding type 1 periplasmic binding fold superfamily protein, producing MRKTNFLNVLFITALLIVSCSKNDTPQVVNEEEVITTLTVILTPAGGGTAITLQSQDLDADGPNAPDVTVSGPLSAGVVYNGSIALLNETETPPGNVTEEVEQESNEHQFFYTVAGLDITTAYTNFDGNGNPLGTMFTLTTGVAGTGTLTFTLRHEPTKPNTGLSDAGGETDITVTFDVTIQ from the coding sequence ATGAGAAAAACAAATTTTTTAAATGTATTATTTATTACAGCTTTACTAATTGTATCGTGTTCAAAAAATGATACTCCACAGGTCGTTAATGAAGAAGAAGTAATTACGACGCTTACCGTAATATTAACCCCTGCAGGTGGCGGTACAGCCATCACATTACAAAGCCAAGACTTAGATGCGGACGGCCCTAATGCTCCGGATGTTACGGTTTCAGGACCGCTGTCTGCGGGAGTTGTTTACAACGGAAGTATTGCACTTCTTAATGAAACTGAGACTCCGCCAGGCAATGTAACCGAAGAGGTTGAACAAGAGTCGAATGAACATCAGTTCTTTTACACTGTAGCAGGTCTGGATATAACCACTGCCTATACTAATTTTGATGGAAACGGAAACCCTCTGGGAACTATGTTTACACTCACTACAGGCGTTGCCGGTACAGGTACCCTGACCTTTACATTGCGCCATGAGCCCACAAAACCAAATACGGGATTAAGTGACGCAGGAGGAGAAACAGATATTACCGTAACTTTCGATGTTACCATACAATAA
- a CDS encoding S8 family serine peptidase: MKTIKTLVYISVGLFLLAGCKTINTLAVPEGNPIPINAVGKKTALTEHQKQGWGHLDLIKDSIPGISLEKAYQFVENKKGTTVIVAVVDSGTDLMHEDLADVAWTNPKEKVGNGIDDDKNGYTDDVYGWNFLGGIYKENAELYRIIKNPKLVDEATYQKAKAAYDKKVADASQNKLRYGRILQAVTFADDNISKKLGTKAYKKADLANIDTSDEQMAKSADIANQMFDFGLSSMQEAIDELTSLVSEAEDILAGTVLKKDYRSVLNDDENSMETKFYGDNKSGHSEKKESHGTHVSGIIGATRNNQIGMNGVAKNVKIMAVRVVPDGDEYDKDVALGIRYAVANGARVINTSFGKGYSPKKEWVYEAIKYAEKKDVLIVNAAGNSGKNIDMDISYPNDAPDMKNEIAGNFLTVGAISYHYNEKLPASFTNYGKINVDIFAPGVEIYSTTPESEYEFNSGTSMASPATAGVAAMIRSYYPDLSASQVKKIIMNSGTKVDIEVIKPGSVSAAYPGGEKVHFSELSVSGRIVNAYNALKMAAKMVHGK; this comes from the coding sequence ATGAAAACCATAAAAACATTAGTATATATATCCGTAGGGTTATTTTTATTAGCCGGGTGTAAAACGATAAATACCCTTGCTGTACCCGAAGGGAATCCGATACCCATAAATGCAGTGGGTAAGAAAACCGCATTAACGGAACATCAAAAACAGGGTTGGGGGCATTTGGATTTGATAAAAGACTCTATCCCCGGAATAAGCTTGGAGAAAGCATACCAATTTGTTGAAAATAAAAAAGGGACAACCGTTATTGTAGCAGTCGTAGATTCGGGAACAGATTTAATGCATGAAGATCTGGCAGATGTAGCATGGACAAACCCAAAAGAGAAGGTGGGAAATGGAATTGACGATGATAAAAACGGATATACAGATGACGTATATGGGTGGAATTTCCTGGGTGGAATTTATAAGGAGAACGCGGAACTGTACCGAATCATTAAAAACCCAAAACTCGTTGATGAAGCCACATATCAAAAAGCAAAAGCAGCATATGATAAAAAAGTGGCAGATGCTTCTCAAAACAAGTTGAGATATGGCCGAATTTTACAAGCGGTAACCTTTGCGGATGACAATATCTCTAAAAAATTAGGAACCAAAGCATACAAAAAAGCAGATTTGGCTAACATTGACACCTCGGATGAACAAATGGCAAAAAGTGCAGACATTGCCAATCAGATGTTTGATTTTGGCCTGTCTTCTATGCAAGAAGCTATAGACGAACTTACTTCATTAGTGTCCGAAGCAGAAGATATTCTCGCCGGAACAGTACTTAAAAAAGACTATAGAAGTGTATTGAATGATGATGAAAACTCTATGGAAACAAAATTCTACGGGGATAACAAATCGGGACATTCGGAGAAAAAAGAATCACACGGAACACACGTTTCGGGAATTATAGGAGCAACAAGAAATAACCAAATTGGGATGAATGGCGTTGCAAAGAATGTTAAAATTATGGCTGTACGCGTCGTTCCCGACGGTGATGAATACGATAAAGATGTTGCCCTTGGAATCCGATATGCGGTAGCTAATGGAGCCAGAGTAATCAATACCAGTTTCGGTAAAGGATACTCTCCAAAGAAAGAGTGGGTATATGAAGCCATCAAATACGCAGAAAAAAAAGATGTGTTAATTGTAAATGCCGCAGGAAATTCAGGTAAAAATATTGATATGGATATAAGCTACCCTAATGATGCACCCGACATGAAAAATGAAATCGCCGGCAATTTTTTAACCGTTGGAGCGATAAGCTACCACTACAATGAAAAATTACCGGCTTCATTTACAAATTACGGGAAAATAAATGTAGACATATTTGCTCCCGGTGTTGAAATTTATTCGACTACTCCGGAAAGCGAATATGAATTCAATAGCGGAACTTCTATGGCTTCTCCTGCCACAGCAGGAGTTGCAGCAATGATAAGGTCCTACTATCCGGATTTATCAGCAAGTCAGGTAAAGAAAATCATCATGAATTCGGGAACAAAAGTAGATATAGAGGTCATAAAACCGGGTTCCGTTTCCGCAGCATACCCCGGAGGAGAAAAAGTACATTTTTCAGAGCTATCGGTATCAGGAAGAATTGTAAATGCTTACAATGCTTTAAAAATGGCAGCTAAAATGGTTCATGGGAAGTAA
- a CDS encoding TonB-dependent receptor, with protein MRIYGLWLLLFGNIVISQNCNYTFSGKVTDLHDGSPLVEARVAIAHTEKIVLTDENGNFIIPNLCNQTYTISVSHPLCTTKQYRIKIRGNTTKVFRLEHHIQELNEVIVKGKSYKKKTHSLLENRVLKKDLERFSSASIGDVLNNLSGVSSLNTGNTIVKPIINGLHSSRIITINNGVRMEDQEWGAEHAPNIDINSSGGITLIKGAGALQYGGDAIGGVIVSEISKTPLKDSLYGKTLFAGISNGRGGSLTAQLTKSYKNGWHGIFQGTYKRLGDTRAPDYTLSNTGVQGKNASLSIGFNGLNYGIEGYYSLFKNDIGILRASHIGGAEDQVLAINQQQPLIINDFTYNIAAPGQDVTHHLVKLSGFKKMNSRGKLSFQYDFQFNNRLEFDIRRGDDRNNASLDLELKTHTLKFDVDANISETSNLKTGILMRYQNNFANPDTGVRRLIPDYYKYHIGVYGILDHRFNEKWLAELGSRFDYNHMDVFKFYRTSFWESRNYDDLFSHIVVQELNNQILTNPKLNFYNFSATAGIKYSFKKYYDVYMNYSLASRSPNPSELFSEGLHHSASRIELGDLRFRSETAHKISLTFLYNNENVSVSINPYVNIIHNFIVIEPTGVQQTIRGNFQIWEYRQTDALLAGLDIDVSYKLAGNLRLYHRFSLVKGYDRTRDLPLIQMPPVRINSEMVYKNEKANNVRIALQSVYVFRQNEFPDNNFDVFIPGTGSFETVDVSTPPGAYHILNVNSSVDFNISKNSWITIGANINNILNTNYRDYLNRLRYYADDLGRNFLLSFKINY; from the coding sequence ATGCGAATATATGGATTATGGCTGTTGTTGTTTGGCAATATAGTCATTTCACAAAATTGTAATTATACATTTTCCGGTAAAGTAACAGATCTTCACGATGGTTCACCACTTGTAGAGGCCCGGGTTGCTATTGCCCATACGGAAAAGATCGTTCTGACCGATGAAAATGGAAATTTTATCATTCCTAACCTCTGCAATCAGACATATACCATTAGTGTATCTCATCCTCTTTGTACAACAAAGCAATACCGTATTAAGATAAGGGGAAATACTACTAAAGTGTTTCGTTTGGAACACCATATACAAGAGCTTAATGAAGTGATAGTTAAAGGGAAATCTTACAAAAAAAAGACACATAGTTTGCTTGAAAATAGAGTTTTAAAAAAAGATTTGGAGCGTTTTAGCAGCGCATCAATTGGTGATGTTTTGAACAATTTGTCCGGTGTTTCTTCTTTGAATACGGGAAATACTATTGTCAAACCCATTATCAACGGTCTTCACAGTAGCCGGATTATTACCATCAATAACGGGGTACGTATGGAAGACCAGGAATGGGGCGCAGAGCATGCTCCAAACATCGATATCAATTCTTCGGGAGGCATTACATTAATAAAAGGAGCGGGCGCTTTGCAATATGGCGGAGATGCTATTGGAGGAGTTATTGTTTCTGAAATTTCCAAAACACCTCTGAAAGACAGTTTGTATGGAAAAACACTGTTTGCGGGAATTTCAAACGGACGGGGAGGTTCGTTAACCGCTCAATTGACAAAAAGCTATAAAAACGGATGGCATGGCATATTCCAAGGCACATACAAACGGTTGGGAGATACCCGGGCTCCGGATTATACGCTAAGCAATACAGGTGTTCAGGGAAAAAATGCTTCATTAAGTATAGGTTTTAATGGTTTGAATTATGGAATAGAAGGCTATTATTCACTGTTTAAAAACGATATAGGTATTCTAAGGGCATCACATATTGGTGGCGCAGAAGATCAGGTATTGGCTATCAATCAACAGCAACCGCTTATCATTAATGACTTTACATATAACATAGCTGCCCCCGGGCAGGATGTTACCCATCATTTAGTCAAGCTAAGCGGGTTTAAAAAAATGAACTCAAGAGGGAAATTAAGTTTTCAATACGATTTTCAGTTTAATAACAGGTTAGAGTTTGATATCAGGCGCGGAGATGACAGAAATAATGCTTCTCTGGATTTAGAACTCAAAACACATACATTGAAATTTGATGTAGATGCTAACATTTCGGAAACTTCAAATCTAAAAACAGGGATATTGATGAGATACCAAAATAATTTCGCAAACCCCGATACCGGAGTTCGAAGGTTAATTCCAGACTACTATAAATACCATATAGGGGTTTATGGAATTTTAGACCATCGTTTCAATGAAAAATGGCTGGCGGAATTGGGTAGCCGATTTGATTATAATCATATGGATGTTTTTAAATTTTACAGAACTTCTTTCTGGGAATCCCGTAATTATGATGACCTCTTTTCACATATTGTTGTACAAGAATTAAACAATCAAATTTTGACCAATCCCAAATTGAATTTTTATAATTTTTCCGCAACTGCCGGTATAAAGTACTCATTTAAAAAGTACTATGATGTATATATGAATTACTCTTTGGCTTCCCGATCTCCAAATCCGTCAGAGTTATTTAGTGAAGGGTTACATCATTCCGCATCAAGAATTGAATTAGGAGATTTAAGGTTTCGTTCGGAAACGGCTCATAAGATTTCATTAACATTCCTCTATAACAATGAAAATGTTAGCGTTTCTATAAATCCTTATGTAAATATAATTCACAATTTCATCGTGATTGAGCCGACAGGAGTTCAGCAAACAATAAGGGGAAATTTCCAGATATGGGAATATCGCCAAACGGATGCCTTATTAGCAGGGTTGGATATAGACGTATCTTATAAGCTAGCCGGAAACCTCAGGCTATATCATAGATTCTCACTTGTAAAAGGTTATGACAGAACCCGTGATCTTCCTCTGATACAGATGCCTCCGGTTAGGATAAACAGTGAAATGGTGTATAAAAATGAGAAGGCCAATAATGTGCGCATTGCTTTACAAAGTGTTTATGTTTTTAGACAGAATGAATTCCCTGACAACAACTTTGATGTTTTTATTCCCGGTACGGGATCATTTGAAACCGTAGATGTAAGCACCCCTCCCGGTGCATACCATATCCTGAATGTTAACTCCAGTGTGGACTTTAATATCAGCAAAAATTCATGGATTACCATAGGCGCAAACATTAATAACATCCTGAATACCAATTACAGAGATTACCTTAACCGATTACGGTATTACGCTGATGACTTAGGAAGAAACTTCCTATTGAGTTTTAAAATCAATTATTAA